The following DNA comes from Saccopteryx leptura isolate mSacLep1 chromosome 7, mSacLep1_pri_phased_curated, whole genome shotgun sequence.
CCCTGTGATTCTCTGTCCAGGGATGCTCATGGGTCATTTCCACTTCCCAACAGGGACCTGAAGCCCACCAATATCTTGCTTGGAGATGAGGGGCAGCCAGTTTTGATGGATCTGGGTTCCATGAATCAAGCATGCATCCATGTGGAGGGCTCCCGCCAGGCCCTGGCCCTGCAGGTAGGAGTCTCCAGTTTCCTTTGCCCgcctcttccccacccctgaCCCTTGCTGGTGCATGCCACAGTTTGGTCACATGACCATAACCTGTGCCTCATTCTGAGCTCTGTGGCCACTGTTCCAGGACTGGGCAGCCCAGCGGTGCACCATTTCCTACCGGGCCCCAGAGCTCTTCTCCGTGCAGAGCCACTGTGTCATCGATGAGCGGACTGATGTCTGGGTGAGGAGCTTGTGGGTGGGACTCTGGGTGGGGAGGAGTGCTGCTCTGTCCCTGCTGTGGAGTAGAGGAGCAGGTCTTTGGTTCCAGTGCATGGCACCCCAGCAACCATGTATGTCCCCATCACCCTCAACTTCCTTCCTGGGAACTGTTGCTGACACTGTACTCAATAGCTCAGGAAGTGGTATAACCCTTCCCTTTGAACAGGGTTGGTACAACTAAGTGTCAGGGCTGAAAACAATGGCTAAGCAAGGGGGGCAGAGGCATCCAGCTAACTGGCAGTTTCTCTGGGCCCTGGTGGTATGTGGTTGAAGTCAGCATAGTCCTTTTAGCTTATGCAGTCTCCTCTCACTACAGTATTGAAAGTTATCACCTCCATTTGTCCCCTCCCATGGAATAATCAAGTTATGCTCAGTCCCTAGGCTGTGTGCTGTATGCTATGATGTTTGGGGAAGGTCCTTACGACATGGTGTTTCAGAAGGGTGAtagtgtggccctggctgtgcaGAACCAGCTCAGCATCCCACAAAGCCCCAGGTGAGCAATAGAAGGGCACCAAGCACTTCAGACTCTCCTTAACGTTGTTGGAGGTGGAGTCTTGGTGTGGCGGATGGGTGCCCCTCAgccaccctgcccccctccccacacaggcATTCTTCAGCACTGCGGCAGCTGCTGGCCTCAATGATGACTGTGGACCCCCAGCAACGCCCTCACATTCCTCTCCTCCTCAGTCAGCTGGAGGCACTGCAACCCCCAGCTCCGGGCCAGCACGCTACCCAAATCTGAACCAACCAGTGGCCATGTAGAGGTGGCCCCTGTGCCTTGGAAAGAGGCCCCCGTTCCTCACTGGAGTCTCCATCCTTTCTATGCAGACCTGTTCTCCTATAACTGAgggcaagggggtggggagactgAAACCAGTCCTCTGTTTCTGCTGTTCTCTTACCTCAGAACAAATGGACAGGGAGTCTGAGTTGGGGTgtgtgaggggagggggggaggggaaagggaaactGATAAAATTTGGTAAAGGCTCTGCACAGGACTGCTGAGCTTACATCATGATCTGGCTCCAAATCTTGGAGCAGGAGAATGTATAAATAGAATAAATTGGAAGCCGTTTGGTGTGAATCTTAGTCTCTCTGTTCCTGGAGTGAGAGAAGAGATGCGAGGGGCCCAAAGGCCAGCTGCCATTTCTAGGCAACAGCCTGGAAAGAAGAGGGACTGGTCTAGGATCAGGATGGCATGACTTCATCATTCCACGCGAGGAAGCAGTATCCTTACCTTAAATCTGGCTGGTTGGCAATGGGCCGTTCTTCTAACTTGTCTTAGTTAAAAACTTAAAGCCGTTATGCCAAGAACAGCTGCTTCAATGCCAAGAACTGGGACCAGGGTCCCTTAAAGGCACAGTCAGCCCATTCTCTCCTTCATTCCCAGGGGTGGGTAGCTCAGTCAGAGCAGCCCAGCCGGTTTGCCGGGAAGGGCTTCTGGGTGGAGGCACCTGAGGAAGTTTTGGGACAGCTACGTAACAGGTCTCCCAACCTCAGCCTGGGGGCAAAGCGTGGAGGTGGCAGCCATTTTGGCCTCCAGTCTGTCCCAGATGGTTTTAGCTCACACATGGTTAATGATTACTGGAGCCAGTGTGGTGTGGCAGTATCCAGCCTCCACTTCCTGCCTACCCTGCTGAGTAAACAGGGGCCCTGCCTCTTCACTGGGCTTGAAACCTGTTCCCCAGGGAAGGGCACAGCGTCCCTGAATCACAGGGAGGGGAGGCAAGGGTAGGGTTGGCATCTCCTGCTCCTGAGATTGAAGCTTCTTTCCCCCAACCCTTCCCACCTCTACATGCTGAGGTCAGTGTGGGTCCTGCGGTGCCTATTAGCAAAGTTGAAAATTTCCCCAGGGCCCTGGCAAGAGGTCCCCACCAGCTAGCACAGAGGCTGAGGCCAGAAAGAAAGCACAAACCAGGGAAACGACCTGACTTTTAATGGCACGGCCTTAGGCCCCAGCACAGACAGCAAGACAGCTATGCAAAGCTGCTGGGAGGTGCAGTGACATAAACAACTCTAGGAGATGGCCCTGTTCCCTCCCATCCCCCAAGCTTATGACTAGGCTCCATGCCAAAGAACTCTGGGCCAGCTCAGCCCATTCCCAATCCCTCATAACAGAGGCACCTGGGCCAAGCCTTGCTTCCAGAGCCGGCGAATGCAGAGCAGCAGCAAGAATAGGGTGCTAGTCTAACTCAATTACAGAAACTGCTGGGCTTAAATTCCTACTTGTCTTAGTAGGAGGAAAGGAAGTAGAAACTCATATCCTTCAATATCTTGTGGCTGGACAGACAGGTCAAGGATTCAGTCCTCATTTCCTCGCTATCCTGGGTGCCCTGGAGGATCTTACATCAAGGTCTCTGGGTCTTGTTTCCTGGGCCTGGCAAGGGCTCCTTGGCAGCTCCCAACTTCAGCCATGGAAGGAAAAGGGTCATGAGCAGCAAACTGAGggcagcggcggcagcagcagcaataATAGCAATAGCAGCAACACAAAGAGGAAGGCAGCAGAAGCTCAAGTACTCACAGAGGGAACAAGAAACCGTGCAAGGAGACTGTTTATTTCGAAAGGATTTTGCAATAAACATAGTGGGCTCCAGGCAGCTGGTCTATTCTTCTccttcatcctcatcctcataGGAATCAATGCCCACTTCCTCGTAATCCTTCTCCAGGGCAGCCATATCCTCCCGGGCCTCGGAGAACTCACCCTCCTCCATGCCCTCACCCACATACCAGTGCACAAATGCCCTCTTGGCATACATCAGGTCGAACTTGTGGTCCAGACGGGCCCAGGCCTCGGCGATGGCGGTCGTGTTGCTCAGCATGCACACGGCACGCTGCACCTTGGCCAGGTCACCTCCGGGCACCACGGTGGGTGGCTGATAGTTGATGCCAACCTTGAAGCCTGTGGGGCACCAGTCCACGAATTGAATACTGCGCTTGGTCTTGATGGCAGCGATGGCGGCGTTGACATCCTTGGGCACCACGTCTCCACGGTACAGCAGGCAGCAGGCCATGTACTTGCCATGACGAGGATCACACTTCACCATCTGGTTGGCAGGCTCGAAGCAGGCGTTGGTGATCTCTGCCACTGACAGCTGCTCGTGGTATGCCTTCTCTGCAGAGATGACTGGCGCATAGGTGGCCAGGGGGAAGTGGATACGTGGGTAGGGCACCAGGTTGGTCTGGAACTCGGTCAGGTCCACGTTG
Coding sequences within:
- the STK16 gene encoding serine/threonine-protein kinase 16, with product MGHALCICSPGTVIIDNKRYLFIQKLGEGGFSYVDLVEGLHDGHFYALKRILCHEQQDWEEAQREADMHRLFHHPNILHLVAYCLRERGTKHEAWLLLPFFKRGTLWSEIEKLKDKGNFLTEDEILQLLLGICRGLEAIHAQGYAHRDLKPTNILLGDEGQPVLMDLGSMNQACIHVEGSRQALALQDWAAQRCTISYRAPELFSVQSHCVIDERTDVWSLGCVLYAMMFGEGPYDMVFQKGDSVALAVQNQLSIPQSPRHSSALRQLLASMMTVDPQQRPHIPLLLSQLEALQPPAPGQHATQI